The Pochonia chlamydosporia 170 chromosome 1, whole genome shotgun sequence genome window below encodes:
- a CDS encoding NAD dependent epimerase/dehydratase family domain-containing protein has product MSPKVAIIFGYGPNVGTAIANTLTQKGYTIATVSRTTKNHDTTKPYLSIQADLSDPTSIQPIFSKVIHQLGPPSVVIYNGKSPIFLLNNTNNCSIRQHNHPIPNAARPNLILPVRQQRKHHIGPYRRPPRHTVLRGPPRHGVGKAGAAHLMHYLAEQYKHKGYRYVDWGGLLGGC; this is encoded by the exons ATGTCCCCCAaagtcgccatcatcttcgGCTACGGCCCCAACGTCGGCaccgccatcgccaacaccCTCACCCAAAAAGGCTACACCATCGCCACCGTCTCCCGCACAACCAAAAACCACGACACCACAAAGCCCTACCTCTCCATCCAAGCAGACCTCTCAGACCCAACTTCCATCCagcccatcttctccaaGGTCATACACCAACTAGGCCCTCCCAGCGTGGTCATCTACAACGGTAAATCTCCtatcttcctcctcaacaacacTAACAACTGCAGCATCcgccaacacaaccacccaaTCCCAAACGCTGCAAGACCAAATCTCATCCTTCCAGTCCGACAACAACGTAAACATCATATCGGCCCATATCGCCGCCCACCTCGCCATACAGTCCTTCGCGGCCCTCCCCG TCACGGCGTTGGAAAGGCAGGCGCCGCGCATTTGATGCATTATCTGGCGGAGCAGTATAAGCACAAGGGGTACAGGTACGTTGATTGGGGGGGTTTGTTGGGCGGGTGCTGA
- a CDS encoding life-span regulatory factor domain-containing protein — translation MAFNLWAHQFCLACDKQVQVDGAAYCSESCRLADQEKTSTPSSQASSPGFAPAGYPWSSPSPSLPPRSSSSRPKFYLSPAYDFSNAQPYGTASGRSLSLSSNYTASATDQSTPTIARNLTPSSSHSSLCSMQSTSTTGESNHLSDNAKQELKAYAISFEHVRLQRRRSY, via the coding sequence ATGGCTTTCAACCTCTGGGCACATCAGTTCTGCCTCGCCTGTGACAAACAAGTCCAGGTTGATGGTGCAGCTTACTGCTCTGAATCTTGCAGACTGGCTGATCAGGAGAAGACTTCGACACCCAGCTCGCAAGCAAGCTCACCAGGCTTTGCTCCTGCAGGCTATCCTTGGTCGTCGCCTTCACCCTCTCTGCCACCTCGATCGTCCTCTTCGCGGCCAAAGTTTTATCTTTCTCCGGCGTACGACTTTAGCAACGCCCAGCCGTACGGCACTGCCTCTGGCCGAAGCCTCTCCCTGAGCAGCAACTACACCGCTTCTGCAACCGATCAGTCAACACCTACAATTGCTCGAAACCTTACGCCGTCGAGTTCACACAGCAGCCTCTGCTCCATGCAGAGCACGTCGACAACTGGCGAGTCCAATCACCTGTCAGACAATGCGAAGCAAGAGCTGAAAGCGTACGCCATCTCGTTTGAGCACGTCAGACTGCAACGACGAAGGTCGTACTGA
- a CDS encoding nmrA-like family domain-containing protein has product MPFTNLIIAGSSGLIANHLIPALLRNPTFTITILTRANTTNPPSSIPGAKVIPINYNDHSSLVKAITGADAIISLLSGTSSKDIDLKLLLAAQEARVRRIFPSEYTLDVLHPDAVSLLSDPKHWPQPASAVVTARTFAALAQDGPTSYTTIVPSAFIDGWLRGDFGLFDPKNRGVTLIDGGEEYFTGCSMGFLAEAIVAVLKMDEERTRNRRVCVAEVRTTMGEIARMYEDVMGEEVERVGVSSGELVERRDELLKMGDLVGAAFVGVQIGAFNGGGAGDLKDGMEFDGDGGLSVQRRSLRELVVEAVGMGG; this is encoded by the coding sequence ATGCCCTTCACaaacctcatcatcgccggCTCATCCGGCCTCATAGCCAACCACCTCATCCCCgccctcctccgcaacccaaccttcaccatcaccatcctcacccgcgccaacaccaccaacccaCCGTCCTCCATCCCCGGCGCAAAAGTCATCCCCATCAACTACAACGACCACTCCTCCCTCGTCAAAGCCATCACCGGCGccgacgccatcatctccctcctctccggCACATCCTCCAAAGACATCGACCTGAAGCTCCTGCTCGCCGCGCAGGAAGCCCGCGTGCGCCGCATCTTCCCCTCCGAATACACCCTCGACGTCCTGCACCCGGACGCCGTATCCCTCCTCTCCGACCCGAAGCACTGGCCGCAGCCGGCGTCTGCCGTTGTAACTGCCCGGACGTTCGCGGCCCTCGCGCAGGACGGCCCCACGAGCTACACTACCATTGTGCCTTCAGCGTTTATCGACGGCTGGCTACGCGGGGACTTTGGGCTGTTTGACCCGAAGAATCGGGGGGTGACGCTGATTGATGGCGGGGAGGAGTACTTCACGGGTTGTTCGATGGGGTTTCTGGCGGAGGCGATTGTGGCGGttttgaagatggatgaggagAGGACGAGGAATAGGAGGGTTTGTGTGGCGGAGGTGAGGACCACGATGGGGGAGATTGCGCGTATGTATGAGGATGTTAtgggagaggaggttgagagGGTGGGTGTGTCTTCGGGGGAGCTTGTTGAGCGGAGGGATGAGCTTCTTAAGATGGGGGATTTGGTCGGTGCTGCGTTTGTGGGGGTACAGATTGGGGCGTTTAATGGTGGGGGAGCTGGGGATTTgaaagatgggatggagtttgatggggatgggggtTTGAGTGTGCagaggaggagtttgagggagttggtggttgaggctgttggtATGGGAGGTTGA